One segment of Fructilactobacillus hinvesii DNA contains the following:
- a CDS encoding DDE-type integrase/transposase/recombinase, translating to MNELNIFGIGYTKKTKKYDSSKGPEGKRVKNKLHRRFYSNRPYQKMVSDVTEFKVKNGEKVYLEPIMDLYNNQILTYSIANKSPDLKFAIKPLEELRLKLPKTGYKLMLHTDQGWQYRHRRWRIELKKAKITQSMSRRSCCLDNGLY from the coding sequence ATGAATGAATTAAATATTTTTGGAATAGGATACACGAAAAAAACTAAAAAATATGACTCCTCTAAGGGTCCCGAAGGAAAACGCGTTAAAAATAAATTACATCGTCGCTTTTATAGTAATCGACCATATCAAAAGATGGTTTCAGATGTAACGGAATTTAAAGTTAAAAACGGAGAAAAAGTTTACCTAGAACCAATTATGGATTTATATAACAATCAAATTTTGACTTATTCAATCGCAAATAAAAGTCCTGATTTAAAATTTGCGATCAAACCATTGGAAGAGCTTCGGCTTAAATTACCTAAAACCGGTTATAAGCTGATGCTTCATACTGATCAGGGTTGGCAGTATCGCCATCGTCGATGGCGAATTGAGCTTAAAAAGGCTAAAATTACGCAAAGTATGTCACGGAGAAGTTGTTGCCTAGATAATGGCTTGTATTGA
- a CDS encoding aldo/keto reductase: MVYKANEQRYDNMKVRRAGNSGLQLPALSFGTWHSFGDDANFQDSEKIMLAAFDRGIFSFDLANNYGPGSGAAERMFGQVYRRDLKPYRDELIITTKAGFHMWPGVYGNFSSKKTLVAALDRSLQRMGLDYVDIYYSHRFDPNTRLEETAEALDSLVRAGKALYIGISNYDGPQTAKMIQLFKELHTPFVVNQSSYNMLNRDPENDGTLQTLADHHDGLVAYGPLAEGLLTDKYLNGIPDDIHLHFTNSFILDKGEAAAVKKLNQLNDLAKNRNQTLAQMATAWLLHDPTVTSVVTGASKVEHLEDNLKALDNLDFTTDELAEIDRIVKD; this comes from the coding sequence ATGGTATATAAAGCAAACGAACAACGTTATGACAACATGAAGGTCCGTCGGGCCGGTAATTCAGGTTTACAACTGCCTGCTTTGTCATTTGGAACGTGGCACAGTTTTGGTGACGATGCTAACTTCCAAGACAGTGAAAAGATTATGTTGGCCGCTTTTGACCGCGGGATTTTCAGCTTTGACTTAGCTAACAACTATGGTCCTGGTTCTGGGGCCGCTGAAAGAATGTTTGGTCAAGTATACCGGCGTGATTTAAAGCCGTACCGGGATGAATTAATTATTACGACCAAGGCGGGTTTCCACATGTGGCCCGGAGTTTACGGTAACTTTTCTTCGAAAAAGACGTTAGTAGCTGCTTTAGACCGCAGTTTACAACGGATGGGCTTGGATTACGTGGATATTTACTACAGCCACCGGTTTGATCCGAACACCCGCTTAGAAGAAACGGCCGAAGCCTTAGACAGCTTAGTTAGAGCTGGAAAGGCCCTCTACATCGGGATTTCTAACTATGATGGTCCCCAAACTGCTAAAATGATTCAACTGTTTAAGGAACTGCACACCCCATTTGTGGTGAACCAAAGTTCTTACAACATGTTGAACCGCGATCCCGAAAACGACGGAACTTTACAAACGTTGGCTGATCACCACGACGGATTAGTGGCTTATGGACCACTGGCCGAAGGATTACTGACGGACAAGTACCTGAACGGGATTCCCGATGACATTCACCTGCACTTTACGAACAGCTTTATCCTGGATAAAGGGGAAGCTGCAGCTGTAAAGAAGTTGAACCAGTTGAACGATTTAGCCAAGAACCGGAACCAAACGTTAGCCCAAATGGCCACTGCCTGGTTATTGCATGACCCAACGGTAACGAGTGTGGTTACGGGTGCTTCCAAGGTAGAACACTTAGAAGACAACTTGAAGGCCTTGGATAACTTGGACTTCACGACTGATGAATTGGCTGAAATTGACCGGATTGTTAAAGACTAA
- a CDS encoding tetratricopeptide repeat protein: MAEHSDAEADEKQERAAATLHQLITDIDEHPNDYRPYYDLSAFLIELKSYTQAEELLMKALGLFADRSQKAKNTLTYGLGNVYYAAGEFTKAIQQFQQVKDPVLKQDAYIMLGQSYYGEKNYGKALAFLITAHDKAKQDPELNRLIGDCLLASGDLNSAADFYQQTLNANPDDAAAHFNLGVIELSNGHRDQAEPEFEKSRQLDEKYFMTHRERIADIEKVLRKQQKE; this comes from the coding sequence ATGGCAGAACATTCAGACGCAGAAGCAGACGAAAAACAGGAGCGGGCCGCCGCCACGTTGCACCAATTAATTACAGACATTGATGAACATCCTAACGACTACCGGCCCTACTACGACCTCAGTGCCTTTTTGATTGAACTCAAGAGTTACACGCAGGCCGAAGAACTATTGATGAAGGCCCTCGGTTTATTTGCGGACCGGAGTCAAAAGGCGAAGAACACGTTGACCTATGGACTGGGGAACGTCTACTACGCGGCTGGGGAATTTACGAAGGCGATTCAACAATTTCAACAGGTCAAGGACCCCGTTTTGAAGCAGGATGCGTACATTATGTTAGGGCAAAGTTACTATGGCGAAAAGAACTACGGAAAGGCGTTGGCCTTTTTGATTACCGCCCACGACAAAGCTAAGCAGGACCCCGAACTGAATCGTTTAATTGGTGATTGTTTACTGGCGAGTGGCGACTTAAATTCTGCCGCTGATTTTTACCAGCAGACGCTAAACGCTAATCCAGACGATGCGGCCGCTCACTTTAACTTGGGTGTGATTGAACTAAGTAACGGACATCGGGATCAAGCGGAACCCGAGTTTGAAAAGTCCCGCCAGCTGGATGAAAAGTACTTTATGACCCATCGGGAACGCATTGCAGACATTGAAAAAGTACTGCGCAAGCAGCAAAAGGAGTAG
- a CDS encoding DNA-directed RNA polymerase subunit epsilon, with translation MIYKVLYQPNPQSNSKREATKALYLDAQTQAEVRDLIAKNTDYLIEFIQPLAGKHLEFEQQEPDFKITEFNK, from the coding sequence GTGATTTACAAAGTATTATACCAACCAAACCCACAGTCTAACTCTAAACGGGAAGCAACGAAGGCGCTCTATTTAGACGCCCAAACGCAAGCTGAAGTGCGTGATTTGATTGCTAAAAACACTGATTACCTCATTGAATTCATCCAACCACTAGCTGGTAAGCACCTTGAATTCGAACAACAAGAACCAGATTTTAAAATTACGGAGTTTAATAAATAA
- the def gene encoding peptide deformylase produces the protein MYLMKDITRDGNPVLRQQAAPVKFPLSESDRELGENMMEYLEISQDEEQCKKHHLRAGVGLAAPQVGISKLMAAVLTPPEEEGQASPFKAIMVNPVIVSNSVQQAALSVGEGCLSVDKDIPGYVPRADRITVEYQDLDGEKHKVRLKHYPAIIVQHEIDHLHGTLFYDHINKQDPFAQEPNEIFIE, from the coding sequence TTGTATTTAATGAAAGATATCACCCGGGATGGTAACCCCGTCTTGCGCCAGCAAGCCGCCCCGGTCAAGTTCCCTCTGAGCGAATCAGATCGTGAGCTTGGAGAAAATATGATGGAATACCTAGAAATCAGTCAAGACGAAGAACAGTGTAAAAAACATCACCTACGGGCTGGAGTCGGCTTAGCCGCTCCCCAGGTTGGCATTTCCAAGTTGATGGCAGCCGTACTAACTCCCCCGGAAGAAGAAGGACAAGCATCTCCCTTTAAAGCTATCATGGTGAACCCCGTGATTGTTTCTAATTCGGTGCAACAAGCTGCTTTGTCCGTGGGAGAAGGATGTCTTTCCGTTGACAAAGATATTCCGGGTTACGTGCCCCGTGCCGACCGAATTACCGTTGAGTACCAAGATTTAGACGGAGAAAAGCACAAGGTCCGGCTCAAACACTACCCAGCAATCATCGTTCAACACGAAATTGACCACCTACATGGGACCCTCTTTTACGATCACATCAACAAACAGGATCCATTTGCCCAGGAACCAAACGAAATTTTTATTGAGTAA
- a CDS encoding ribose-phosphate diphosphokinase produces the protein MVTTKPQPVIFALNSNRPLAEKIAQVSGMPIGKATINHFSDGEIKISIDESVRGKDVYIIQSLSNPVNTNFMELMIMIDAVRRTSAHTINVVIPYYGYSRSDRKARSREPITAKLLASILQASGINRVITLDLHAAQIQGFFDIPVDHLLPSRLISDYLHDQHLDENAVVVAPDHNGVARARVVADLLDLPIAIVDNREPDSSNHIPDSVIGSVDGKNAIVIDDLIVTGRKMKVSAEALKKAGANDVIAVATHPVFADRMPVDLSDPNVSKVIVTDSIVIPNADQLSKLTVISVGELLGNALKLIQEHKSTHRLFRGGTTDGI, from the coding sequence ATTGTGACTACAAAACCACAGCCAGTTATTTTTGCCTTAAATTCCAACCGTCCGCTTGCCGAAAAGATTGCGCAAGTTAGTGGAATGCCGATCGGCAAGGCGACCATCAACCATTTTAGTGATGGCGAAATTAAAATTTCCATCGACGAGAGTGTCCGGGGCAAGGACGTCTACATTATTCAGTCGTTATCTAATCCCGTGAACACAAACTTCATGGAACTGATGATCATGATCGATGCCGTGCGGCGAACGAGTGCCCACACGATTAACGTGGTGATTCCGTACTACGGTTACTCGCGTTCAGATCGCAAAGCCCGCTCTAGAGAACCAATTACCGCTAAGTTGTTAGCCTCCATTTTACAGGCCAGTGGCATTAATCGGGTCATTACGCTTGATTTACACGCCGCTCAGATTCAGGGCTTCTTTGACATTCCCGTGGATCACTTGCTCCCTAGTCGCCTGATTAGTGATTATTTACATGACCAGCATTTAGATGAAAATGCCGTAGTAGTGGCACCTGATCATAACGGAGTGGCGCGGGCCCGCGTGGTTGCGGATCTATTGGACCTCCCAATTGCCATCGTGGACAACCGGGAACCAGATTCTTCCAATCACATTCCAGATTCTGTGATTGGATCGGTAGACGGAAAGAACGCGATTGTGATTGATGATTTGATTGTCACAGGGCGTAAAATGAAGGTTTCAGCGGAAGCTTTGAAGAAGGCCGGAGCTAACGACGTAATTGCGGTGGCGACCCACCCTGTGTTTGCAGATCGGATGCCGGTAGATTTGAGCGATCCCAACGTCTCGAAGGTCATCGTAACGGATTCAATTGTGATTCCTAATGCCGACCAACTGTCGAAGTTAACGGTGATCTCGGTTGGGGAATTGCTGGGGAATGCGTTAAAATTGATTCAGGAACACAAATCCACTCATCGTTTATTTAGAGGAGGAACTACGGATGGTATATAA
- a CDS encoding helix-turn-helix domain-containing protein translates to MTKISKEIKYEAMVEYFYGSKSRKYIREKYGFHRMALSMLINGFRTFGSDVLFNPPKVNAEFRIKLTEWKIRNNASYTQVAEKFGYLGLFQISQWEKIYRQNGPNGLLSLKKGRKPKMTKPKKNHQELTPEQNKIRQLEQENLELRIKNKALKLLASMKQPIDKKHKYYANSRPNLD, encoded by the coding sequence ATGACTAAAATTTCAAAAGAAATAAAGTATGAAGCAATGGTGGAATATTTCTATGGGAGTAAGTCCCGTAAATATATAAGAGAAAAATATGGATTCCATCGTATGGCACTTAGCATGTTGATTAATGGGTTTAGAACCTTCGGCTCAGATGTATTGTTTAACCCACCAAAAGTAAATGCCGAATTTAGAATTAAACTTACTGAATGGAAAATCAGAAACAACGCATCTTATACTCAGGTAGCTGAAAAATTTGGATATCTTGGGTTATTCCAAATTTCTCAATGGGAAAAAATATATCGCCAAAATGGTCCAAATGGGTTATTGTCTTTAAAAAAAGGACGGAAACCCAAAATGACAAAACCAAAGAAAAACCATCAAGAATTAACTCCAGAACAAAATAAAATTAGACAATTAGAACAAGAAAATTTAGAACTTCGGATTAAAAATAAAGCGTTAAAATTACTCGCCTCGATGAAGCAACCAATCGACAAAAAGCACAAGTATTATGCCAACTCGAGGCCGAATTTAGATTAG
- a CDS encoding IS3 family transposase, whose protein sequence is MNTLCYWKRKFKNYSTEEINLNDLIYRIWSEDKHLGILRITGILKNEHQLKINHKRVKRIMNE, encoded by the coding sequence ATGAACACCCTATGTTATTGGAAACGTAAATTTAAAAATTATAGTACAGAAGAAATCAACTTGAATGACTTAATTTATCGGATTTGGAGTGAAGATAAGCACTTAGGAATCCTACGGATTACGGGTATCTTGAAGAATGAGCATCAACTAAAAATTAATCATAAACGCGTTAAAAGAATCATGAATGAATGA
- the rnjA gene encoding ribonuclease J1, which produces MSKLNVKNNETAIYGVGGLGEIGKNTYGVQFQDEIILIDAGIKFPESSQLGIDYVIPDYQYLVENQAKIKALVITHGHEDHIGGIPFILKAINVPVYAGPLALTMIKGKLEEHGMLKQTELHAIDEKTVLKFKKTSVSFFRTTHSIPDALGVAVHTPDGVIVETGDYKFDLTPVTNTPPDLQAMAKLGEEGVLCLMADSTNAEKPIWTKSERYVSDSVRKIFKRVDGRIIFATFASNLSRVMTAIDAAYKNGRKIAVFGRSMEAAVVNGRELGYIKVPDKAFVDANQLKSLPANKVMILCTGSQGEQMAALSRIANGTHRQVSIEPGDTVVLSSNPIPGNVLSVNRVVNELEEAGATVIKGYENHIHTSGHGGQEEEKLMIRLMKPKFFVPIHGEYRMQKIHMGLAEQCGIPKDHCFILRNGDVLALTKDSARMAGNFAAGDVYIDGNGVDTVNEQVIKDRQLLSEEGLVVVVATINLKDREIQSGPDLLSRGFVYMRESGELLDQGRKLVFRTIRRAMNNKNASEKTIKKVIVNELSNFLYEKTERRPLILPMLIMNNTNQK; this is translated from the coding sequence ATGAGTAAACTAAACGTCAAAAACAACGAAACGGCGATTTATGGCGTTGGTGGTTTAGGTGAAATTGGAAAGAATACCTACGGGGTCCAATTTCAGGATGAAATTATCTTGATTGATGCTGGAATTAAGTTTCCAGAAAGCAGTCAACTCGGGATTGATTACGTTATTCCTGATTATCAATATTTGGTGGAAAACCAAGCAAAGATTAAGGCCCTTGTCATTACCCACGGTCACGAAGACCACATCGGGGGCATTCCCTTTATCTTAAAAGCCATTAACGTTCCGGTCTACGCCGGTCCGCTCGCCCTGACTATGATCAAGGGCAAACTGGAAGAGCATGGGATGTTAAAACAAACGGAACTCCATGCCATTGATGAAAAGACGGTCTTAAAGTTTAAGAAGACCAGCGTCTCGTTCTTTCGGACGACTCACTCCATTCCAGACGCTTTAGGAGTAGCCGTGCACACTCCGGATGGTGTGATTGTCGAAACTGGAGACTACAAGTTCGACTTGACACCCGTCACAAACACCCCTCCCGATTTACAGGCGATGGCCAAACTCGGTGAGGAAGGCGTGCTGTGCCTAATGGCTGACAGTACCAACGCTGAAAAGCCAATTTGGACCAAGTCCGAGCGTTACGTTAGTGATTCAGTCCGGAAAATCTTTAAACGAGTTGACGGTCGAATTATCTTTGCGACCTTTGCCTCAAACCTTTCGCGGGTTATGACGGCTATCGATGCAGCCTATAAAAACGGACGAAAAATTGCCGTCTTCGGCCGCAGTATGGAAGCAGCCGTGGTGAACGGACGCGAATTGGGCTACATCAAGGTTCCTGATAAGGCCTTTGTGGACGCCAACCAACTGAAGTCTCTGCCTGCTAACAAGGTCATGATTTTATGTACCGGTTCGCAGGGAGAACAAATGGCCGCCCTATCCCGGATTGCCAACGGAACCCACCGTCAGGTTTCCATCGAACCAGGCGATACGGTGGTGCTTTCGAGTAACCCCATTCCCGGAAACGTGTTAAGCGTTAATCGGGTGGTTAATGAACTCGAAGAAGCTGGAGCCACGGTTATCAAAGGTTACGAAAACCACATCCATACCTCAGGGCACGGTGGTCAAGAAGAAGAAAAGTTGATGATTCGGTTGATGAAACCGAAGTTTTTCGTCCCGATTCACGGTGAATACCGGATGCAAAAGATCCACATGGGGCTCGCTGAACAATGTGGGATTCCCAAGGATCACTGTTTCATTCTCAGAAACGGTGACGTATTAGCGCTCACAAAAGATAGCGCTCGGATGGCCGGTAACTTTGCGGCTGGTGACGTCTACATCGATGGAAACGGAGTTGACACCGTTAACGAACAGGTCATCAAGGACCGCCAACTCCTCTCCGAAGAAGGTCTGGTCGTGGTTGTGGCTACGATTAACTTGAAGGACCGTGAAATTCAATCTGGTCCCGACCTGCTCTCACGTGGTTTTGTGTACATGCGTGAATCCGGTGAACTGTTGGATCAAGGACGCAAGCTCGTCTTTCGAACCATTCGCCGCGCCATGAACAATAAAAACGCCAGTGAAAAAACGATTAAAAAAGTAATTGTGAACGAACTGTCAAACTTTCTCTACGAAAAGACGGAACGCCGGCCGTTGATTCTCCCCATGCTGATTATGAATAACACGAATCAAAAATAG
- a CDS encoding lactate dehydrogenase: MQAPILIKGNPTRVHQLTTALAMMDLPVTLLCEDQDENAELLGTRACRHFRLEALKPDADLSMIDTLIYLPALDFYAQSETDATKIAPLLAPEIDELRTMTNDVMERAFQGKIIVNAPHDEVFLYFLASFSGLDVNKLMGVGNVPVGLMLREQLIDNFKVSDEDVNVSACGLNTNCVLAWNRIYVGSSSLLSYVASPTNNYDTDLIGKVQQTVTDPQVVVNPVLQIQAIVKLLACLTGAESAVHAVVSLEKKSDQIALNQMPKLVNCSGLAHELPFKLADAEADELDYNLNWSTEIIEQIKKERQHEEAH, from the coding sequence ATGCAAGCTCCAATCTTAATTAAAGGCAATCCCACGCGGGTTCATCAACTGACAACGGCTTTAGCAATGATGGATCTACCGGTCACATTACTTTGTGAGGATCAAGATGAGAATGCAGAGCTCTTGGGGACTAGAGCCTGTCGTCATTTTCGCTTGGAAGCGTTGAAACCAGATGCCGATTTGAGTATGATTGATACCCTGATTTATTTGCCGGCACTAGATTTTTATGCGCAATCAGAAACGGATGCCACTAAGATTGCGCCGTTGCTAGCTCCAGAGATTGATGAACTCCGGACGATGACTAATGATGTGATGGAGCGCGCCTTTCAGGGGAAAATCATTGTGAATGCGCCCCACGACGAGGTCTTTTTGTACTTTTTAGCGTCCTTTTCCGGACTAGACGTTAATAAGTTGATGGGGGTTGGCAACGTTCCGGTGGGATTGATGTTACGGGAACAATTGATTGATAATTTTAAGGTATCTGACGAAGATGTGAATGTGAGCGCGTGTGGTTTAAACACCAATTGTGTCCTAGCGTGGAATCGCATTTACGTTGGCTCGTCTTCGCTCCTTTCCTACGTGGCTAGTCCGACTAACAACTATGACACGGACCTGATTGGTAAGGTGCAACAAACCGTAACGGATCCTCAGGTGGTGGTTAATCCGGTGCTGCAAATTCAAGCAATTGTAAAACTGTTGGCGTGTCTGACCGGCGCTGAATCCGCGGTGCACGCTGTTGTTAGCTTGGAAAAGAAGAGTGACCAAATTGCGCTCAACCAAATGCCGAAGTTGGTAAATTGCAGTGGCCTAGCTCATGAGTTGCCGTTCAAGTTAGCTGATGCTGAAGCTGACGAATTAGACTATAATTTGAACTGGTCAACAGAAATTATTGAACAGATTAAGAAGGAACGCCAACATGAAGAAGCGCACTAA
- a CDS encoding ATP-dependent RecD-like DNA helicase, which produces MVQSISLFDDPTAEQPETAQLTGKVATTFFEGNDSFYKVLLVQVEEHNFEWNESEIVVTGNFAEINDELSYRFFGRVVDHPKYGKQFQATNYERVAQTSKAGLVKYLSGSDFPGIGPKTAEKVVDQLGTDLIPKILKDPKALNGLRLKPKQRDVITQGLQKNNGAEQVIVGLNSYGFGSSLAAAIFKKYRGQALEVIENDPYRLVEDVQNISFKRADQIANKVGIDYNNPGRLRAGLLTTLDRLSISSGNTYSTTKEVMNASFQILDTDPNQQIDDAKLADALKQLVKDGKVQVDQDRIYLKTLFQDEWQIAENVHRILQADATEPDNVQKLIKQVEKTARIHYDESQVQAIQAALTEPLFILTGGPGTGKTTIINGIVQAYAEAHDLSLDPRDYKGEDDPYPVLLAAPTGRAAKKMGDATDLPASTIHRLLGLNGDDDEAEAGNALDGRLLIIDEMSMVDTELFTKLLRAVPTGMKVILVGDQDQLPSVGPGQVFSDLIRSDLIPTMKLNQIHRQSADSTIIELAHHLKDGVLPDDLLAREPDRSFIRCTVHQVVPVLEQIITKAKEKGFQATDIQVLAPMYRGEVGIDHLNQAVQAIFNPPSPDRKQVETARVSLRIGDKVLQLVNDPENNVFNGDMGKIVGIEQDQDGKQYLDKLTVAFDQTEVTYVRKDWNQLTLAYCTSIHKAQGSEFPMVILPVVAPYRRMLDRNLLYTAVTRAASKLVMVGDASVFAEALEREASRRKTGLPDRLRSAFNVDQADAESVDATETTAAEGLATPETTILTMQAIEREAIDPMIGMEGVTPHDFMGAKLE; this is translated from the coding sequence GTGGTACAGTCAATTAGTCTTTTTGACGACCCAACTGCAGAACAACCAGAAACCGCGCAACTAACGGGAAAAGTGGCGACCACTTTTTTTGAAGGCAACGACAGTTTTTACAAGGTCTTGCTGGTCCAGGTGGAGGAGCATAACTTTGAGTGGAATGAATCAGAAATTGTGGTGACCGGGAACTTCGCGGAAATTAACGATGAACTTAGTTACCGCTTTTTTGGTCGGGTTGTAGACCACCCGAAGTACGGCAAGCAGTTTCAGGCCACCAATTACGAACGGGTGGCGCAGACGTCCAAAGCAGGATTGGTGAAGTATCTTTCGGGAAGTGACTTTCCGGGAATTGGTCCCAAGACGGCGGAAAAGGTCGTGGATCAACTCGGAACGGATCTGATTCCAAAGATTTTAAAGGATCCGAAAGCACTGAACGGTCTCAGATTGAAGCCGAAGCAACGGGATGTGATCACGCAGGGACTCCAGAAGAATAATGGAGCTGAACAGGTCATCGTTGGGTTAAACAGTTATGGCTTTGGAAGTTCACTGGCTGCTGCTATTTTTAAAAAGTACCGCGGACAAGCGCTCGAAGTGATTGAAAATGATCCGTACCGACTGGTCGAAGACGTGCAAAACATTAGTTTTAAGCGGGCGGATCAGATTGCGAATAAAGTCGGGATTGATTATAACAATCCGGGGCGGCTTCGTGCGGGACTGTTAACCACGTTGGACCGGTTATCAATCAGTAGTGGAAACACCTACTCGACAACCAAAGAAGTGATGAACGCCAGCTTCCAGATTTTGGATACCGATCCGAACCAGCAGATTGATGATGCCAAGCTGGCGGATGCCCTGAAACAATTGGTCAAGGATGGTAAAGTTCAGGTTGATCAAGATCGGATTTACTTGAAGACGCTCTTTCAAGACGAGTGGCAGATTGCCGAAAACGTTCATCGGATTTTACAGGCCGATGCGACGGAACCAGATAACGTCCAGAAGTTAATTAAGCAGGTCGAAAAAACGGCTCGGATTCATTACGACGAGTCACAGGTCCAGGCGATTCAAGCTGCTCTAACCGAACCGCTGTTTATCCTAACCGGAGGACCCGGAACCGGGAAAACCACCATCATCAACGGAATCGTGCAGGCCTATGCTGAAGCGCACGATTTATCACTCGATCCACGCGATTACAAGGGGGAAGATGATCCGTATCCCGTGTTGCTAGCTGCACCTACTGGACGGGCGGCGAAGAAAATGGGAGATGCGACGGATTTACCCGCCAGCACGATTCATCGCTTGCTGGGACTGAATGGCGACGACGATGAGGCAGAGGCCGGCAATGCTCTAGACGGGCGGCTGCTGATTATTGACGAAATGTCAATGGTGGATACAGAACTCTTTACGAAGTTACTCCGGGCGGTACCGACGGGAATGAAAGTGATTCTGGTGGGTGACCAGGACCAGTTGCCATCGGTGGGACCAGGCCAGGTCTTTTCAGATTTGATTCGGTCAGATTTAATTCCGACGATGAAGTTGAACCAGATTCACCGGCAGAGTGCCGATTCGACCATCATTGAACTGGCGCATCATCTCAAGGATGGTGTGTTACCTGATGATTTGCTGGCCCGGGAACCGGATCGCAGTTTCATTCGGTGCACGGTCCATCAGGTAGTGCCGGTACTCGAACAAATTATTACGAAAGCAAAAGAAAAGGGCTTTCAAGCGACTGATATCCAGGTTTTAGCTCCGATGTATCGGGGAGAAGTCGGAATTGACCACTTGAATCAAGCCGTTCAGGCGATTTTTAATCCCCCCAGTCCAGACCGAAAACAGGTGGAAACGGCCCGGGTTAGTCTGCGGATTGGCGATAAGGTCTTGCAACTAGTGAATGATCCGGAGAATAACGTTTTTAACGGGGACATGGGCAAGATTGTCGGGATTGAACAGGACCAAGATGGCAAGCAGTATCTGGATAAGCTGACAGTCGCCTTTGATCAAACTGAAGTGACGTACGTGCGCAAGGATTGGAATCAACTGACGCTGGCTTACTGTACCTCAATTCACAAGGCGCAGGGAAGTGAGTTTCCGATGGTGATTTTGCCGGTGGTCGCTCCGTATCGGCGGATGTTAGACCGGAACCTGCTCTATACCGCCGTAACGCGAGCCGCCAGCAAGTTAGTGATGGTTGGGGATGCCTCGGTCTTTGCCGAAGCATTGGAACGCGAGGCGAGTCGGCGCAAGACCGGGTTGCCAGATCGACTGCGCTCGGCGTTTAACGTCGATCAGGCTGACGCTGAATCCGTAGATGCAACGGAAACGACGGCAGCTGAAGGATTAGCCACGCCTGAAACGACCATTTTAACGATGCAGGCGATTGAACGGGAAGCCATTGATCCCATGATTGGGATGGAAGGCGTCACCCCTCATGATTTCATGGGTGCTAAACTTGAGTAA
- a CDS encoding histidine phosphatase family protein, producing the protein MKLYFVRHGKTEWNLESRYQGAGGDSELLPESYQEMKLVGNYLKDIPFAHVYASPIKRARITAAVINDELRHPMSLSLDNRLEEFRLGKFEGMKFTDAEAQYPETFNDFRNHPDQYDPTPIGGESFLDLIKRMRSKISEITANFNGDDEILIVSHGAALNALINSLLGIPLKDLRKRGGLANTSTTILETNDHGQSFKLLDWNDTSYLEHPVRDSDLV; encoded by the coding sequence ATGAAATTATACTTTGTGCGCCACGGAAAAACCGAATGGAACCTAGAGAGTCGCTACCAGGGAGCCGGTGGAGACTCCGAATTACTGCCAGAAAGCTATCAGGAAATGAAGCTGGTGGGGAATTATCTAAAAGATATTCCCTTTGCGCACGTGTACGCCAGCCCGATTAAGCGCGCTCGGATTACGGCTGCGGTGATTAATGATGAACTGCGGCATCCGATGTCGTTGAGTTTGGATAATCGCCTCGAAGAGTTTCGGCTTGGTAAATTTGAAGGCATGAAGTTTACGGACGCGGAAGCCCAATATCCAGAGACCTTTAACGATTTTCGCAATCATCCGGACCAGTACGATCCGACTCCAATTGGGGGAGAATCGTTTCTAGATTTAATTAAGCGGATGCGAAGCAAGATTAGTGAGATTACTGCTAATTTTAATGGTGATGACGAGATTTTAATTGTCAGTCACGGAGCCGCCTTGAACGCTTTGATTAACTCGTTACTGGGCATTCCATTAAAAGATTTACGAAAACGGGGTGGCTTGGCAAATACCAGTACCACGATTTTAGAAACCAACGACCATGGTCAGAGTTTTAAATTACTGGATTGGAACGACACCAGCTACTTGGAGCACCCGGTGCGGGATTCAGATTTAGTGTAG
- a CDS encoding IS3 family transposase, with the protein MACIESFFNKLKVEIGNLEHFDSSKELIVKIKKWINYYNTELVQTKLGGLSPIKYQKQAA; encoded by the coding sequence ATGGCTTGTATTGAGAGTTTCTTCAACAAATTAAAAGTAGAAATTGGTAATCTTGAACACTTCGATTCCTCTAAGGAATTAATTGTAAAAATCAAAAAATGGATTAATTATTACAACACAGAACTCGTTCAAACAAAATTAGGCGGCTTGTCGCCGATAAAATATCAGAAACAAGCCGCCTAA